The sequence below is a genomic window from Haematobia irritans isolate KBUSLIRL chromosome 3, ASM5000362v1, whole genome shotgun sequence.
aaattaaaaaaaagagacaAAAATTCGAATATTTTCCAATGAAATTGTGAAACCATGTTTTTTTAACACTAGATCTGCATTCTGCGTAGTTTACAGTttacttttacattttttttaaatttttttgtaacattgTAACGCTTATTTGACCTAATTGAATAGTAAAACCTCTTTATCGACATGCAATCTTTTCCCAAAGGGCTCTTTTGTaaatcatattgatttttattaattatcgtgtaattgcaaaaaattatcgaatGCGTTTTGTTATACACAAACGCTAAAGCTGCGCAGTTCATGCTGATATTTATACTATAATACAAAGAAAAACTGCCTTATCGGCATGAATTCTTACCACCAAAagaaactctttttttttgcaaatattatttattttattaataattgtgtaTTTTATTTGATGGGgaattgcataaaaatatcgaatgttttttgtttataaaaaaaacgaaaatccaaataaaaaagatAATAAACATtgattacatatttttttttttgttgtcatgATATTTTAAAAGCCATTAATGATGGAGAGAAGCGGAAATGCTATAAACAATTTGggcaaataaacattttttcttgtttttgaaaaaaaaatgtttacacaaaaaGGAACTATGGAAAGGTAAAAGCTTAAAATACCAcaagcatttttttttaatttttaacatttttttgttttattttattatttgctttTTTATGATTGTATGTTGTATGTAAAGgttaaacaaaattcaaaaaaataataaaaattacattattaTTAAAGAGAACACAAAGAGCCCATTTATCCATAAAGGAGGGGGAAAAAGGAATAATAGTTTTTCGTTATTGGATTTTGCTATTGCTTGAGAGGGGGTGGGTGTATGTTGAACAGGGGAATAGAAACCATagaataaatcaaaaaaaaaaattaattttaaccgaaaaagaaaacatttcaaaaatttttatcaatggcATGTGAAACAAATGGAGTTAGCATTAGGgtaaatgaaaatatattttatgaaattgttataaaaatgtgCCTTTGCTTTTTTCGAAGGGGGGATAATTGTTGTatgcgtgtttttttttttttcttttttcttttctgtgatAATAGTTATTGATGTACGAAGAAATTGTGTAATTATTGTTTCTCTTTGATCGATCTCTACATCTCAACTTAGATGTCATCGATATCAATCTCctcgccatcatcatcatcttcaaTAACTTTTTTGGTTACTTGAGTAACGGCCTTTAGAGGCTCAACGCGAGCCCTATCATTGTATTCAATTTCAACTTCCGAATCTTCATCATCCTCTTCTTCCGATGATTCCTCATCGGCTTCCTTCAACCATTGTATAAAGGTCTTAGCCTTTTCGTGAATTTCAGCAGACACTTCTTTGGACACATATTTCTTGCTGACCTTTAGCGACCACTCTAGAATGACATTTTCATCCAAAATATCCGAGTCGTAGAAGAGCTTGAAAAGTCCAGCCACTTTTGGCATTAACTTATCCTTGTGCAGGGCTATGACTTGTTCGATACCACCAATCAAATAACGTTGTGCCTTGGGATTGTTATGGGTGAAACGTAATAGTAGGACACGATGTTTTCGCACATCTTGTGTTAGATTTTCGGTAAATAGCAATTCGGCCAATACCAAGGGAGCCTTATGGACTATATCCAAACGTTCAGCTTCAATTAATAACTCCTTGTGTTCGGCCACTGTATCAAGTTTACCATCGTTCAACTTCTTTTTGACAATTTCGTAAAAGATATCAATGCGCTCCTTTTCGGTTTTGTCATAATCATCGGAAATGGTCATGCTTTTTGCGCCATCAGTTAAGTCTTGCAAACGGGCCCGTATGGCCTCCtgtgaaaattgacaaaaaacaaaaacacaaattattaatagagaagaaaagaaaaataaaaaaaataatagggaAATAATACGAAGAACTTTGAAAAATACACAGACCCGATCTCTTTTTTATAGACGGATTTGGCTagaaaaaaagaggtcccttgtcgttgagcttaatatggaattgaGCAGAAACATGAAAAAATTGACTGTAACTATACGCAGTGTTTGCAGTATTAGGGATTTTTCGgtcaacttgtttttttttttttttttttttttgtgaatggggataaaaattttctctcagCCCTGACTTTCTTTCTATTGACGGATTCGGCTAGAAAAAGGAGCTtccttgtcgttgagcttatTATGGAATTTAGCAGAGACGTTAACCATCTGTGGTAAGACattggacagaatagtctaagtaagcaagAAATAACAGACTGCCACTATAGccagtggaaaattttgtcaaaatttaatttctatagaaaattttgttaacatttttatatagaaactttattcaatttttttatatagaaacttttatcaaaattttgtcaaaatgatatttctgcataaaattttgtcaaaattttatttcgataggaaattttgtcaaaattttatttctatagaaaattttgtcaaaatttattttctatagaaaattttgtcaaaatttattttcaatatacattttttgtcaaaattttatacctatagaaaattttgtccaaatttattttctatagaaaattttgtcaaaatttattttctatagaaaattttgtcaaaatttattttctatagaaaattatgtcaaaaaacaaaaaaaacaaaaaaacaaaaaaaaacacaaattcaaaattcaaaatttattttctatagaaaattttgtcaaaatttattttctatagaaaatttttttcgaaatttttttttaagaaaattttgtcaaaattttatttctatagaaaaatttcttaaaatttaatttattttttttgtatatagaaactgttatcaaaattttatttctgtataaaattttatcaaaattttatttctgtataaaattttatcaaaattttatttctgtataaaattttatcaaaattttatttctgtataaaattttatcaaaattttatttctatagaaaattttgtcaaaattttatttctatagaaaattttgtcaaaattttatttctatagaaaattttgtctaaagttttagttctatagaaacttttgtcaaaattttatttctatagaaaattttgtc
It includes:
- the eIF5 gene encoding eukaryotic translation initiation factor 5: MGTVNVNRNVTDIFYRYKMPRIQAKVEGKGNGIKTVIVNMADVARAIGRPATYPTKYFGCELGAQTQFDYKNERFIVNGSHDAAKLQDLLDGFIRKFVLCPECDNPETDLTVSNRNQTISQSCKACGFHGLLKVNHKVNTFILKNPPTINPAAQGSSLTEGKRSKRGNKKNGENGDVGNNSLNKNSDGESDGGNQASQTEAEIRDALQDKICDEDADEWSVDVSKEAIRARLQDLTDGAKSMTISDDYDKTEKERIDIFYEIVKKKLNDGKLDTVAEHKELLIEAERLDIVHKAPLVLAELLFTENLTQDVRKHRVLLLRFTHNNPKAQRYLIGGIEQVIALHKDKLMPKVAGLFKLFYDSDILDENVILEWSLKVSKKYVSKEVSAEIHEKAKTFIQWLKEADEESSEEEDDEDSEVEIEYNDRARVEPLKAVTQVTKKVIEDDDDGEEIDIDDI